One genomic region from Apodemus sylvaticus chromosome 1, mApoSyl1.1, whole genome shotgun sequence encodes:
- the Znf331 gene encoding LOW QUALITY PROTEIN: zinc finger protein 331 (The sequence of the model RefSeq protein was modified relative to this genomic sequence to represent the inferred CDS: inserted 3 bases in 2 codons; substituted 3 bases at 3 genomic stop codons), whose protein sequence is MSGSLELGVTDQYMESSHETNKLAIKRSIYGLSFREKLTSNKSVSPHPERISDVNQHXKIHTAKEPCECKDCKKAFLWHNQLTQHQNIHTGENLHECINCGKAFCWGLSFVIYKKIHTGEKPYLCKDCGEPFRXGDELNLHQQVHTGERDXECNNCGKMFSHRYKLLQHKRIHSDDKLYECKVRGKAFICSSNLSQHKRIYTGQKPFECQECGKSFTRINYHTQHQMTHTGEKLQECQECERAFQWVSSLVKHKREHSGEKPYKCAECRQGFSCDYHLTQHERIHTGETPXKCKDAGRXFINRSSLLKCERIHTGEKTHECEECEKVFSHGHQLSWHEKIHMAKLCKEYGRVYNNISHPREHPKTHKH, encoded by the exons ATGTCGGGTTCCCTGGAACTTGGAGTAACAGACCAGT atATGGAATCATCCCATGAGACCAACAAGTTAGCTATTAAAAGAAGCATTTATGGACTGAGCTTTCGAGAGAAGTTGACAAGTAACAAAAGTGTATCTCCTCACCCTGAGAGGATCAGTGATG TAAATCAGCATTAGAAAATTCACACTGCTAAGGAGCCCTGTGAATGTAAAGACTGTAAAAAAGCCTTCCTATGGCATAATCAGCTTACTCAACACCAAAATATTCACACTGGGGAGAACCTTCATGAATGTATCAACTGTGGGAAGGCCTTCTGCTGGGGTTTGAGCTTTGTAATTTATAAGAAAATTCACACTGGTGAAAAACCATActtatgtaaagactgtggggaACCCTTTAGATGAGGTGATGAACTCAATCTGCATCAGCAGGTTCATACTGGGGAGAGAGA TGAGTGTAACAATTGTGGGAAGATGTTTAGCCACCGCTATAAACTTCTGCAACACAAGAGAATCCACAGTGATGATAAGCTCTATGAATGTAAAGTCCGTGGGAAGGCCTTTATTTGTAGTTCCAACCTCAGTCAGCATAAGAGAATCTACACAGGTCAGAAACCCTTTGAGTGCCAAGAGTGTGGGAAGTCCTTCACTAGAATCAACTACCACACTCAGCATCAGATGACTCACACTGGGGAGAAGCTACAAGAATGTCAGGAATGTGAGAGGGCCTTTCAATGGGTGTCAAGCCTAGTTAAACACAAGAGAGAGCATTCAGGTGAGAAACCCTATAAATGTGCAGAATGTAGGCAGGGCTTTAGTTGTGACTATCACCTCACCCAGCATGAGAGAATTCACACTGGGGAAACCCCTTAGAAATGTAAAGACGCTGGAA CCTTTATAAATAGATCAAGCCTTCTTAAATGTgagagaattcatactggagagaaaacccATGAGTGTGAGGAATGTGAGAAGGTCTTTAGTCATGGCCACCAGCTTAGCTGGCATGAGAAAATTCACATGGCAAAATTGTGTAAGGAGTATGGGAGGGTTTACAATAATATAAGCCATCCCAGAGAACATCCGAAGACTCACAAACATTGA